Genomic DNA from Paenibacillus borealis:
CTCTACCTGATGAAGCAATTTATGGAGCAGATTCCCGATGTGCTGCTGGAAGCCGCCAAGATTGACGGGGCCAGCGAATACCGCATTTTCTGGTCGATCGTAATGCCGAATGTCAAGCCGGCCTGGCTGACACTCATCATTCTGTTGTTCCAGATTCTCTGGGGCAGCGACGGCAACGGGTTCATCTACAGCGAGCAGCTGAAATCGCTTCATTTTGCAGCTGGCCAGGTGGTTGCAGGGGGGATTGCCCGTTCCGGTCCGGCGGCAGCGGTGGCCCTCATTCTGATGAGCGTGCCGATCACGCTGTTTGTGTTCTCGCAGAGCCGGATTATAGAGACGATGGCAACTTCGGGAATGAAGGATTAAGGGGGGAACGCAGTTGATCGCAAAAAAATGGCTGCTGTCACTTATGGCGGCATCCCTGCTGATTGTGTACACAGCTCCCGAGCCGGCGTATGCGGAATCTGCGCCTTATGAGAGCTACAACTATAACTATTGGGAAGAAGCGGTGCCTGCTCCTGCTGCGTATATCCCTGAGCGTACCCTGACTGGCAAGGATCTCGGGGTAGGCGATTTCCGGGAACCCGGCGACATGGCCGTGGCGGCAAGCGGACTGATCTATATAGCCGACAGCGGCAACGGGCGGATTATTTGCCTGGACCCGGACTGGGAGGTCATTAAGGTCATTACCGGCTTCGATAATCAGGGCACGGAGGATTCATTCAAGAATCCGTCCGGATTGTACATTACTGAAGACGGCAATTTGTATGTTGCCGATACGGACAACGGGCGTGTGGTGATCCTGTCCCCGGAAGGGGAGTTGCTCGGCATGGTGGAGAAGCCTGCGTCTGATATTTTGCCGGCGGACTTCAAGTTTATTCCCGTGAAAGTGACTGTAGATCAGGCTGAACGCGTCTATGTCATCGCTAAAGGGATCTTCGAAGGAATCATGCAGTTTGATAAGAACGGTGAATTCATCGGCTACGTCGGCACGAACAAGGTGCAGCGTGACTATACCGAATATTTGTGGCGGCTGATCTCGACCAAAGCGCAGAAAGCGCAGATGGCGCTGTTTGTACCTACAGAATTCTCCAATATCGATGTGGATGCCAAGGGTTTCCTCTATGCGACGAATATAGATCCGGGCTCCAAGGAGCCGGTCAAACGGCTGAATCCCTCCGGGGAGGATGTGCTGAAGCGGTTCGGATATTTCGATATTAAGGGGGACATCAGATACCGCACGGCAGTTGGGCCTTCCAAGTTCACGGATATTAAAGTGCTGGCAAACGGGATGTACAGTGCTCTTGATGCCAATCAGGGCAAGGTGTTCACGTATAACGACGAAGGCGATCTTCTCTATGTCTACGGAGGGAAAGGCAACCAGACCGGGACCTTCAAAATACCGGTAGCGGTAGAGTTCTCCCAAGAGAACCAGCTCGTACTGGACCGGGGAAAAGGTAACATTGTCGTCTTCAAGCCGACCCGGTTCGGCACAAGCGTCAATGAGGCAGTGGGGTATCACTACAATGGTGAAGATTCGCTCGCTGTGCCGGTATGGAGGGAAGTCCTGAAGCTGAACTCCAACTACGATATCGCGTATATCGGCATCGGCAAATCCCTGCTGATGGACAAAAATAATAAAGAGGCGCTTAAATATTTCAAGCTCGGAATGGACCGCGACGGGTATTCGGTAGCCTTCAAACGGTACCGGAGGGAAGTCATGCAGGAGCATTTCGGAACCTTCCTGACAGCGGTAATGATCCTGGTGCTGGCTTGGCTGTCTTATAAGCTCTTCAGCTTCTGGAGAAGGAAGAGGCTGATAACCGCGTCCAGGCAGGCTTCGCCAAACCTTAAGGAGGGTAACGCCCATGAGGCAGGATTTCATTAAATTTCCGCTGCACCTCATTGTGCATCCGTTTGACAGCTTTTGGGATATGAAGTACGAAGGCAAAGGGAAGGTCCGGGTCGCGTTGACGATTCTGCTGCTGGTCGTGATTTCGATGATCTTGAAGGATCAGTTTGCGGGTTTCCTGGTGAATTATAACGACCCCCGGCATCTGAACAGCATCACGCAATTATTCACGGTTGTCTTTCCCTTCTTTCTGTGGTGCTTGTCCAACTGGGCGATTACGACACTGATGGACGGGGAAGGCAAATTCAAAGAAATCATGATGGCTACAGCCTATGCGCTAGTTCCGCTTGTAATCATTTATATTCCGATGATTGTGGCAAGCCGCTTCATGGCAGAGGAAGAAACAGCCTTCTATTATCTGATGATGTCAATATCCTCCATATGGTTTGTAGCGCTTCTGTTTGTCGGCATTATGACCGTCCATCAATACACCGTGCTTAAGACCGTAGTGACCATGCTGCTGACGGTTGCAGTAATGGGAATTGTAGTCTTCCTGGGAACGCTTGTGTTAAGCATGCTTCAGCAGATTATTGAATTCTTCATTAACATTTACCGGGAATTAATATTCCGTACGTAAAGGAGGCCGCACCTGTGAAAAATCGTAAAATGCTGGTCGCGGTGCTCGCCTGTGCCGCAGTCCTGCTGATCCTTGCCGGTTCAGCCTTAGTCTTCTCCTCACGCGGAGTGAAGGCCGTTGAAGCCTCGGCCTATATGGAAGTAACAGCTGAGCTGGAGGCCGGAACCGGGTTCGCCGCACTGCCGGATTCGTCCGGGGGCATTCCGGGCATGCAGCTTGCAGCAGATGAATCTGAGCTGTCCTTATACTTCAACCCTGAGACAACGGAAATCGCCGTGAAGGATAAACGTCATGGCCAGATCTGGTACAGCAATCCGGCGGGCCGCGGGCAGGATACCCTGGCTTCAGGATTCGAGAAGGAGCTGTTGTCCTCGCAGCTGAACGTACTGTTCCGCGACTCTATAGGTACACTTGAATCCTATACCAACTTCGCCCAGAGTATCAGCAGCAAACAATTCACTGCTGAGAGCCTTAAGAACGGGCTGCGGATTGTATATACGATTGGAGATACATCCATCGGGATTGATGCGCTGCCTAAGTTCATCAGCAAGACAAGAATGGAAGAGAAGGTCCAGGCCAATCTGGATGCGTCCAGCGCCAAATATGTAGGGCAGCGTTATTACCCGAAAGACGGCGATCCGGATGTTCTGGAGCGCATTGATGCCCAAGTCTCGAAGCCTCTGGTATTGAGCAAAATGACCGCAGCCTTCAATAAATCCGGTTATTCTGCGGAAGATCTGGCCTTCGATAATGCAGAGAACGGAGTGGAGGGCGGCTCGGGAACAAGCAAGCCAAACTTCATCATTCCGCTGGAATACCGGCTGGACGCAGGGTCACTCGTAGTAACCATCCCTGTAAATCAGGTCAAGGAGAGCGGCGAATATCAGATCCGCAGCCTGGAGCTGCTGAATATGTTCGGAGCAGCGGATCAGCAGAGCGACGGCTACATGTTCGTTCCGGACGGTTCCGGCAGCCTGATCTATCTGAATAACGGGAAGGTGAAGGAGGAGCAGTATGTACAGCGTGTATACGGCCCTGATCCGAATGATAACAGCTACAGACGCGGGCAGGTCAGCGAGAATGCCAGAATGCCGGTTTTTGGCCTGAAAACAGCAGATGCTGCATGGTTTGCCGTGATCGAGAAAGGTGATGCCATAGCCAGCATAGCCGCAGATATCAGCGGCAAGAAGAACTCGTATAACTTCATCCACAGCAGCTATACCCTGCGGGGGGAAGACGAGCTTGAGCTGTATACGGGGTCTACCATTCAGGAAATTCAGCTGTTAAATGAAGAGATTTACAAAGGTGATATAGAGGTCCGCTACAGCTTCCTGGGCAAAGATAAAGCCAATTATTCAGGCATGGCTGAGCTGTACCGGAATCAGCTGGCGGCCGAGAAGGTGCTGCAGCCTATGGAGACCGGACAGGATGTACCCTTGTATCTCGATATGCTGGGGGCTGTCGACAAGCAGAAGTCGTTCCTCGGCGTCCCTTACCGGTCCGAGATTGCCATGACCACCTTCGGGCAGGCGGCACAGGTTGCTGAACAATTGAAGCAGGATGGCATTGACCGGCTGCTTATGCGCTATACCGGCTGGTCTGCCAAAGGGGTGAATCACGCTACACCGGATAAGCTGAAGACGGAAAGTGTGCTCGGCAGCAAAGCGCAGCTTCTTGAATTATCAGAGAAGCTGGAACAGGCGGGAGGCATGTTGTTCCCGGATATCGCTTTCCAGAAGATTTATCACGATGACGGCGGCTTCACACCTTCCTCCGACGCCTCCCGGTTCGTGACCCGGGAAGAAGCGGAGCTCTATCCGTATAACCGGGCATTGAGCCGGATGGATATGACGCTTGGAAGCTACTATCTGTTGTCCCCGGCGAAACTGCCTTATTATGTGGACACGTTCATGAGTAAGTATAAAGCTTATGGGTTCAACGGCGTATCCTTGCGGGATCTCGGCAGTGTGCTCAGCTCGGATTTCCGGGTCAGCCGGGTCATTCAGCGGGAGACGGCCAAACAAATCGTAGAGGAGCAGCTGGGCAAGCTGGATCAGAGCATCGGCCAGACGATGATTGCAGGGGGCAATGCCTATGCGTGGCCTTACTCCGATCATCTGATCAATGTGCCAACCGCCTCCAGCGGCTTCGTGCTGACAGATGAAGAAATCCCGTTCTATGAAATGGTTGTCCATGGTTACATCAGCTATGCGGGGACGCCTATGAATCTGAACGATGAGCAGGATCTCAAGGTGCAGCTGCTCCGCTCTATTGAACTTGGGGCTGCGCCGCATTTCTCCTGGTCGTATGAGCCGTCCTCCAAGCTGAAATTCACTCATTTTGACGACATGTATGCCACAGGTTATCAGAATTGGTACGATCAGGCGGTTTCGTTGTACAAGGAAGTTAACAGGGTACTCTCCCCGGTACAGAATGCGCAAATCGTGAACCATATACGCCATCAGGAGGGTGTTGTGGAGGTGCAGTACAGCAACGGTATTTCGATATATGTGAATTACACAGACAAGCAAGTCTCCGTACACGGCTTCACCGTCGGAGCCGGACAATATGGGATAGAAGGTGGGCAGTCATGAGGGGGAGCAGGCTCAGCTTAAACCACAAGCGCTCTTGGCTGGGAGTCGCCTTTATTACGCCGTGGCTGCTTGGATTCGTGTTCATGTTCGCGACTCCGCTCATCCAGTCGGTTAAGTTCAGCTTCAGCAAATTAAATGTGGATCCGTCAGGCTTCACACTGGAATGGGTAGGCTGGTCTAATTTTAATAATGCATTGTTTGTAGATGCAACCTTCAACCGCGTACTCACCGAATCCGTCAGGGATATGGTGCTTAACGTTCCAATGATCCTGTTCTTCAGCCTGTTCTCGGCAACGCTGCTGAATCAGAAATTCCGGGGGAGAGTTCTGGCCCGTGCGATATTCTTCCTGCCGGTTATTCTGGCTTCGAATGCAATATCGGCGGCAGAAGCATCCGGACTGATCAACCTGGTGGGGGATGCCACGGCTGTGAATGAACTCGGTCAATCCGGCTCGCAGTACAACGTCATGGCGATGGTGATGATTCTGAGTGATATCGGGCTGCCGCTGTCGTTCGTGGATTACATTGTGGATGCTATCCTGCGGATTTATGAGATTATTACGAGCTCGGGTGTACAGATTCTAATCTTCTTGGCCGCGCTGCAGTCTGTGCCGGGGGCGATGTACGAGGTAGCGAAGATTGAAGGGGCGACCGCTTATGAATCCTTTTGGAAAATCACCTTCCCGCTGGTAAGCCCGCTCATCCTGACCAATGTGATTTACACCATTATCGACTCTTTCACGGGCAGCAAAGTGACGCAAATGATCTTCACCACTGCGTTCACCACCCAGAACTTCGGCCTCAGTGCGGCTATGTCTTGGATCTATACGCTGATTATCAGCATCGTGCTGATTGTCGTGGGATACTTCCTGTCCAAAAGAGTGCATTACAATTGATTAATCGCAAGGGAGGGTACGGCTATGCAAGCTCCTCAATCTGTTCATCCTGTTCAAACCGCTCATAGAGAGGCGAATCACCACAGAGTCCAGAAGGTGAAAGGTAAAACGGTTGATATACTGTATGCACTGTTCCGCTATGCGCTGGTCACCGGGATTTCCTTCATCATTATTTACCCGCTGATTATGAAGTTCTCGATCGCCTTCAAAGATAAAACGGACATCTATAATCCGACGATTTATATGATTCCTGTCCACTACACCATGGATAACATCAGAATGGCGATGCAGATTCTGGACTACTTCCCGCTGCTGGGGAATACGCTGCTCTTCGTCGTAGTGACAACGGTACTGACCACGGCTTCCTGCGCTTTGGCCGGTTACGGCTTTGCCCGGTTCAGCTTTCCGGGAAGCAACATCCTGTTTGCGCTCGTCATTCTTACCCTGCTTGTCCCTACCAGCACGCTGATGGTACCGATGTACCTGCATTTCCGAAGCTTTGACATTATGGGGATTATTCATTTGATTACAGGGAAAAGCGGCATTAATCTGCTTAATACGTATTGGCCCTCCATGATTACATCTGCTACAGCTATCGGACTCAAGGCGGGATTGTTCATCTATATTTTCCGCCAGTTCTTCAAGGGGATGCCGAAGGAGATTGAGGAAGCGGCGCTGATCGACGGTGCAGGCGGCGTGAAGACGTTCCTGCGGATCATGCTGCCCAATGCGGTCTCGCCGATGATTACGGTGATCCTGTTCTGCTTCGTCTGGCAGTATAACGATACCTTCTTCACCTCGCTGTTCATGAGCGAAATTGCACTTATGCCTACGAAGGTCAGCTCGCTGGCCGCGCAGGCCAATGCCCTGCTGCCGGGACTGCTGGGGGTAGGCGGGGGATCGGGTGTCAAGGCGGACCCCAATCATGTAGCGATGATTATCGATACCGGCATACTGCTGGCGATTCTCCCGTTGATTACCTTGTATGTGGTAGTGCAGCGGTACTTCGTAGAGAGTGTGGAACGCAGCGGAATTATCGGCTGATCTTATTCAGAGAGGAATGAAGAACATGCTTAAAGAGAAGGCATCCCAATATATAGTGGAGCCTAAGCTGGTGAACCCGCATGCAGATGCGGGTGCGCTTAGGCTAATGACCTATCTGTGCAGCATCTACGGGTCCCGCGTATTAACGGGACAGCAGATCGGAGTTGAATCGGCGCCCGAGCTTGATGTTCTGTACGAAGTGACAGGCAAATACCCGGCGGTCTACGGCTTAGACTTCATGAATTATTCGC
This window encodes:
- a CDS encoding NHL repeat-containing protein, giving the protein MIAKKWLLSLMAASLLIVYTAPEPAYAESAPYESYNYNYWEEAVPAPAAYIPERTLTGKDLGVGDFREPGDMAVAASGLIYIADSGNGRIICLDPDWEVIKVITGFDNQGTEDSFKNPSGLYITEDGNLYVADTDNGRVVILSPEGELLGMVEKPASDILPADFKFIPVKVTVDQAERVYVIAKGIFEGIMQFDKNGEFIGYVGTNKVQRDYTEYLWRLISTKAQKAQMALFVPTEFSNIDVDAKGFLYATNIDPGSKEPVKRLNPSGEDVLKRFGYFDIKGDIRYRTAVGPSKFTDIKVLANGMYSALDANQGKVFTYNDEGDLLYVYGGKGNQTGTFKIPVAVEFSQENQLVLDRGKGNIVVFKPTRFGTSVNEAVGYHYNGEDSLAVPVWREVLKLNSNYDIAYIGIGKSLLMDKNNKEALKYFKLGMDRDGYSVAFKRYRREVMQEHFGTFLTAVMILVLAWLSYKLFSFWRRKRLITASRQASPNLKEGNAHEAGFH
- a CDS encoding YIP1 family protein, whose translation is MRQDFIKFPLHLIVHPFDSFWDMKYEGKGKVRVALTILLLVVISMILKDQFAGFLVNYNDPRHLNSITQLFTVVFPFFLWCLSNWAITTLMDGEGKFKEIMMATAYALVPLVIIYIPMIVASRFMAEEETAFYYLMMSISSIWFVALLFVGIMTVHQYTVLKTVVTMLLTVAVMGIVVFLGTLVLSMLQQIIEFFINIYRELIFRT
- a CDS encoding DUF5696 domain-containing protein, which produces MKNRKMLVAVLACAAVLLILAGSALVFSSRGVKAVEASAYMEVTAELEAGTGFAALPDSSGGIPGMQLAADESELSLYFNPETTEIAVKDKRHGQIWYSNPAGRGQDTLASGFEKELLSSQLNVLFRDSIGTLESYTNFAQSISSKQFTAESLKNGLRIVYTIGDTSIGIDALPKFISKTRMEEKVQANLDASSAKYVGQRYYPKDGDPDVLERIDAQVSKPLVLSKMTAAFNKSGYSAEDLAFDNAENGVEGGSGTSKPNFIIPLEYRLDAGSLVVTIPVNQVKESGEYQIRSLELLNMFGAADQQSDGYMFVPDGSGSLIYLNNGKVKEEQYVQRVYGPDPNDNSYRRGQVSENARMPVFGLKTADAAWFAVIEKGDAIASIAADISGKKNSYNFIHSSYTLRGEDELELYTGSTIQEIQLLNEEIYKGDIEVRYSFLGKDKANYSGMAELYRNQLAAEKVLQPMETGQDVPLYLDMLGAVDKQKSFLGVPYRSEIAMTTFGQAAQVAEQLKQDGIDRLLMRYTGWSAKGVNHATPDKLKTESVLGSKAQLLELSEKLEQAGGMLFPDIAFQKIYHDDGGFTPSSDASRFVTREEAELYPYNRALSRMDMTLGSYYLLSPAKLPYYVDTFMSKYKAYGFNGVSLRDLGSVLSSDFRVSRVIQRETAKQIVEEQLGKLDQSIGQTMIAGGNAYAWPYSDHLINVPTASSGFVLTDEEIPFYEMVVHGYISYAGTPMNLNDEQDLKVQLLRSIELGAAPHFSWSYEPSSKLKFTHFDDMYATGYQNWYDQAVSLYKEVNRVLSPVQNAQIVNHIRHQEGVVEVQYSNGISIYVNYTDKQVSVHGFTVGAGQYGIEGGQS
- a CDS encoding carbohydrate ABC transporter permease, producing MRGSRLSLNHKRSWLGVAFITPWLLGFVFMFATPLIQSVKFSFSKLNVDPSGFTLEWVGWSNFNNALFVDATFNRVLTESVRDMVLNVPMILFFSLFSATLLNQKFRGRVLARAIFFLPVILASNAISAAEASGLINLVGDATAVNELGQSGSQYNVMAMVMILSDIGLPLSFVDYIVDAILRIYEIITSSGVQILIFLAALQSVPGAMYEVAKIEGATAYESFWKITFPLVSPLILTNVIYTIIDSFTGSKVTQMIFTTAFTTQNFGLSAAMSWIYTLIISIVLIVVGYFLSKRVHYN
- a CDS encoding carbohydrate ABC transporter permease, producing the protein MKGKTVDILYALFRYALVTGISFIIIYPLIMKFSIAFKDKTDIYNPTIYMIPVHYTMDNIRMAMQILDYFPLLGNTLLFVVVTTVLTTASCALAGYGFARFSFPGSNILFALVILTLLVPTSTLMVPMYLHFRSFDIMGIIHLITGKSGINLLNTYWPSMITSATAIGLKAGLFIYIFRQFFKGMPKEIEEAALIDGAGGVKTFLRIMLPNAVSPMITVILFCFVWQYNDTFFTSLFMSEIALMPTKVSSLAAQANALLPGLLGVGGGSGVKADPNHVAMIIDTGILLAILPLITLYVVVQRYFVESVERSGIIG